GACACTATGCAAAGGATTTGGTATTTTAATTCAAGAGCAATATGATGGTACTGAGCAGTAGCTGGagaattgtgtgagccaattaaaaTTTTAGGAATATCGACATCATTATTGTGGAGAATGGATACACAAGGGTTCTGTTGGTTCATGAAGAGGTCTTAAGAAAACTATGAtctggtctgtaatcccagcactttgggaggctgaggtgggtggatcatgaggtcaagagatcgagaccatcctggtcaacatggtgaaaccccgtctctactaaaaatataaaaattagctgggcatggtggcgcatgcctgtaatcccagctactaaggaggctgaggcaggagaattgcctgaacccaggaggcggaggttgcggtgagctgagatcgtaccattgcaccccagcctgggtaacaagagcgaaactccgtctcaaaaaaaaaaaaaaaaattaaaatttaaaaaggaaaactatgatgatatgggtgcagtggcttatgcctgtagtcccagctactcagaagtctgaggtaggaggatcccttgagcccgaggagttggaggtttcagtgagctatgattgttccactgtactctagcctggacaacagagcgaaatcctgtctccgaaacaaaaaccaaaaaaaaacaagcaacagcaacaacaaaagcctCAGAAAACTACATGTCTTATTATCAAGAAAATGACGGGCCTTATTATTGAGAAAACTGCTTACACTTTTAAAAGCTGATTTTCAAAAAACAGATTGTGAATTAAGTGATGCTGaatggggtaaaaaaaaaaaaaagattgataaacCAGTGTATCTCTGAATAACCCACTAGATCAGTGCTTGTCAAACTTTAATGTGTTTTCAGATCACCCTGGTgttttgttaaaatgtaaatcctggctcagtgggtctgAAGGAGAgcatttctgcatttctaacaagctccccagCTGTTGCCTAGACCACTGGTccccacactttgagtagcaagtgACTGGGCTATACTCTATATTCTAAATTCTAAATGTGTTCTATCTTCTGATGCCTATCAGCCCTCTTGGTGGTCTGGCTAATTATCAAACTTGAGCATTTAAACCTGGGGGTTTTCAGAGATGAATTGAAGTGTTAAAGACGTGGAAATATAGATCACATATGGctttttatctcttcgagaaatATCCTATATATCCTTACTTCTTATCTATCTACCTAACCTATGTGCCTACCTCTCCACCTACGTTCAAGGTTCTGTTCAAGGTTCTGTTATACTTCAAAAGGACTCTATGCAATCAAAGTGATGTCCAAACAAGTATACAGAGATAGTATGAGGCTCTAACACTTTACATCTAATGGGGTGGTTTGCATCATTAATTGAGGCTTACTCTGTGCCAAGCTCTTTACCTGACTTCTTCATTTAATAGAAGGAACCCTTAGAGGCTAGTTTCTTGTTCAAGGATACACATCTCAACTCTGGCTTATATCACATTGGACTCTTATTCACTATCCTAATCACTGCCATTTTGTTTGGTGACTACAGTTCTAAATCCAGAAAACTCAAGGCTCTTTATTCTGTGGCTAAAGGCTTTGTATTTCTCTAAAGATTTGTGAAGATTGCTGCCagtatttcaataattttataaagatcCTAGGTGGTAAATaggtggggctttttttttttttttaatcttctctgtcttcttcctCATTAGCAGTGCAACTTCTTGTGGCTTATAGTATCCAAGATCTTGGGAAAAGGATTGATCAAGTAAAGGGAAACAACAGATTATGCTCTACGATTGAGATCATGCTCCTTGTGAAAGACAGGGTAgggaaaattttaatttctccctGGTTCCTAAAAACCAAGAGCTAACAATGACATccagttttaaaagaaataaaatctgagttgtacttttaaatttcataagaCAGAGTTAAACCAATAGATAGTAACTCCTGTTAATTTGATAGTAGCTCCAGAAAGTGAGGAAATGACAGGGAATGCTAGTTTCATTTGGTAAGAGATAAAACTGAAATTATTAATGTCTCCACGGAAATGCTAAATGCCTCCTTGCAGATAGGGTTCGGCTAATGGTCTGTCTTCCACCAAACCAGATTTGTTGATGTTTTCCCAGACAACGTTGTGTCGTTTTCGGTTTGGTTCTATCCCCGTTCCTGTGGTCAAAGAAAGCGATTCAAGTGTTTAATGTGCCTTGATTTGAACTGGAGACTTGCAGAACGGCTAGCCTCATTGCCCCGCGGCTGGCTTTCCCTAAGGTAGGTTTCCTGTgcacagatgctggcaaggcgtTTTGACTGGAAACTCTGGAAAGAAGCCAAAGGAAAGTGAAGTTCCTGGCGCTAGCGCGTGTCCTGCTCAGAGAGCCCGGCGCTAGCTCATTCTTCGTGCAGTTATTGGCTGGGACTCTGTGTGCCGCTGTCGGCCAATGAAGACGCTGGAGATCGGGCCCCGGCCCGTCCCCTTTCTGCGCCCCGGGATGAGGCAGAGACTGAACAGCCGGCGAGCAAATCAACGGCATCCAGAAAGCCATGTCGGACTCGGCGCCCAGCGCCCAAGCGCTAACCCGCTGAAAGTTTCTCAGCGACACAGCAGGGACGATCTGGACCCCGCTGAGAGGAACTACTTTTGAGTGAGATGGTCCCAGAGGCCTGGAGGAGAGGACTGGTAAGCACCGGGAGGGTAGTGGGAGTTTTGCTTCTGCTTAGTGCCTTGAACAAGGCTTCCACCGTCATTCACTATGAGATcctggaggaaagagagaagggttTCGCTGTGGGCAATGTGGTCGCGAACCTTGGTTTGGATCTCCGTAGCCTGTCAGCTCGCAGGCTCCGGGTGGTGTCTGGAGCTAGCCGAAAATTCTTTGAGGTGAACCGGGAGACCGGAGAGATGTTCGTGAACGACCGTCTGGATCGAGAGGAGCTGTGTGGGACACTGCCCTCTTGCACTGTAACTCTGGAGTTGGTAGTGGAGAACCCGCTGGAGCTGTTCAGCGTGGAAGTGGTGATCCAGGACATCAACGACAACAATCCTGCTTTCCCTACCCGGGAAATGAAATTGGAGATTAGCGAGGCCATGGCGCCGGGGACGCGCTTTCCGCTCGAGAGCGCGCACGATCCCGATGTGGGAAGCAACTCTTTACAAACCTATGAGCTGAGCCGAAACGAATACTTTGCGCTTTGCGTGCAGACGCGGGAGGACAGCACCAAGTACGCGGAACTGGTGCTGGAGCGCGCCCTGGACCGAGAACTAGAGCCTAGTCTCCAGTTAGTATTGACCGCGTTGGACGGAGGAATCCCGGCTCTCTCCGCCAGCCTGCCAATCCACATCACGGTGCTGGACGCGAATGACAATGCGCCTGTCTTCAACCAGTCCTTGTACCGGGCGCGCGTCCTGGAGGATGCACCCCCCGGCACGCGCGTGGTGCAAGTCCTTGCAACGGATCTGGATGAAGGCCCCAACGGTGAAATTATTTACTCCTTCGGCAGCCACAACCGCGCCGGCGTGCGGGAACTATTCTCCTTAGACCTTGTAACCGGCGTTCTGACAATCAAGGGTCGACTGGACTTCGAGGACACCAAACTCCATGAGATTTACATCCAGGCCAAAGACAAGGGCGCCAATCCCGAAGGAGCACATTGCAAAGTGTTGGTGGAAGTTGTGGATGTGAATGACAATGCCCCGGAAATCACAGTCACCTCCGTGTATAGCCCAGTGCCCGAGGATGCCCCTCTGGGAACTGTCATCGCTTTGCTCAGTGTGACTGACCTTGATGCTGGCGAGAACGGGCTGGTGACCTGCGAGGTTCCACCAGGTCTACCTTTCAGCCTTACTTCTTCCCTCAAGAATTACTTCACTTTGAAAACCAGTGCAGACCTGGATCGGGAGACTGTGCCAGAATACAACCTCAGCATCACCGCCCGAGATGCGGGAACTCCTTCCCTCTCAGCCCTTACAGTAGTGCGTGTTCAAGTGTCCGACATCAATGACAACCCTCCTCAATCTTCCCAATCTTCCTACGACGTTTACATTGAAGAAAACAACCTCCCAGGGGCTCCAATACTAAACCTTAGTGTCTGGGACCCCGATGCCCCGCAGAATGCtcggctttctttctttcttttggagaaaGGAGCTGAAACCGGACTAGTGGGTCGCTATTTCACAATAAATCGTGACAATGGCATAGTGTCATCCTTAGTGCCCCTAGACTACGAGGATCGACGGGAATTTGAATTAACAGCTCATATCAGCGATGGGGGCACCCCGGTCCTGGCCACCAACATCAGCGTGAACATATTTGTCACTGATCGCAATGACAATGCCCCCCAGGTCCTATATCCTCGGCCAGGTGAGAGCTCGGTGGAGATGCTGCCTCGAGGTACCGCAGCAGGCCACCTAGTGTCACGGGTGGTAGGCTGGGACGCAGATGCAGGGCACAATGCCTGGCTCTCCTACAGTCTCTTGGGAGCCCCTAACCAGAGCCTTTTTGCCATAGGGCTCCACACTGGTCAAATCAGCACTGCCCGTCCAGTCCAGGACACAGATTCACCCAGGCAGACTCTCACGGTCTTGATCAAAGACAATGGGGAGCCTTCGCTGTCCACCACTGCTACCCTCACTGTGTCAGTAACCGAGGACTCTCCTGAGGCCCGAGCCGAGTTCCCCTCTGGCTCTGCCCCCCGGGAGCCGAACAAAAATCTCACCTTTTATCTACTTCTTTCTCTAATCCTGGTTTCTGTGGGGTTCGTGGTCACAGCGTTCGGAGTAatcatattcaaaatatacaagtgGAAGCAGTCTAGAGACCTATACCGAACCCCGGTGAGCTCACTGTACCGAACACCAGGGCCCTCCTTGCACGCGGACGCCGTGCGGGGAGGCCTGATGTCGCCGCAACTTTACCATCAGGTGTATCTCACCACGGATTCTCGCCGCAGCGACCCGCTGCTGAAGAAACCTGGTGCAGCCAGCCCACTGGCCAGCCGCCAGAACACGCTGCGGAGCTGCGACCCGGTGTTCTATAGGCAGGTGTTGGGTGCAGAGAGCGCCCCTCCCGGACAGGTAAGGATTAGCAAGTCATGCTTGACCCTGTTAGTGCTTTTAGATTTCTACATCATATTGAGGAAGGAATGGAGCTGTTTTTTAGCGATGAAGAGGTTTTGCTGATTATGCATTCACACTTTCACCTGACTTTTCCTAGATCAAATTTAGTGCCTTTGTGAAATGGTGGCCTGCATTTCAGTGGGAGATACTTGACTCATCTGTGGACCCAATT
This Callithrix jacchus isolate 240 chromosome 2, calJac240_pri, whole genome shotgun sequence DNA region includes the following protein-coding sequences:
- the LOC100401450 gene encoding protocadherin gamma-C3 isoform X6: MVPEAWRRGLVSTGRVVGVLLLLSALNKASTVIHYEILEEREKGFAVGNVVANLGLDLRSLSARRLRVVSGASRKFFEVNRETGEMFVNDRLDREELCGTLPSCTVTLELVVENPLELFSVEVVIQDINDNNPAFPTREMKLEISEAMAPGTRFPLESAHDPDVGSNSLQTYELSRNEYFALCVQTREDSTKYAELVLERALDRELEPSLQLVLTALDGGIPALSASLPIHITVLDANDNAPVFNQSLYRARVLEDAPPGTRVVQVLATDLDEGPNGEIIYSFGSHNRAGVRELFSLDLVTGVLTIKGRLDFEDTKLHEIYIQAKDKGANPEGAHCKVLVEVVDVNDNAPEITVTSVYSPVPEDAPLGTVIALLSVTDLDAGENGLVTCEVPPGLPFSLTSSLKNYFTLKTSADLDRETVPEYNLSITARDAGTPSLSALTVVRVQVSDINDNPPQSSQSSYDVYIEENNLPGAPILNLSVWDPDAPQNARLSFFLLEKGAETGLVGRYFTINRDNGIVSSLVPLDYEDRREFELTAHISDGGTPVLATNISVNIFVTDRNDNAPQVLYPRPGESSVEMLPRGTAAGHLVSRVVGWDADAGHNAWLSYSLLGAPNQSLFAIGLHTGQISTARPVQDTDSPRQTLTVLIKDNGEPSLSTTATLTVSVTEDSPEARAEFPSGSAPREPNKNLTFYLLLSLILVSVGFVVTAFGVIIFKIYKWKQSRDLYRTPVSSLYRTPGPSLHADAVRGGLMSPQLYHQVYLTTDSRRSDPLLKKPGAASPLASRQNTLRSCDPVFYRQVLGAESAPPGQQAPPNTDWRFSQAQRPGTSGSQNGDDTGTWPNNQFDTEMLQAMILASASEAADGSSTLGGGAGTMGLSARYGPQFTLQHVPDYRQNVYIPGSNATLTNAAGKRDGKAPAGGNGNKKKSGKKEKK